The following proteins are encoded in a genomic region of Cryptomeria japonica chromosome 11, Sugi_1.0, whole genome shotgun sequence:
- the LOC131860280 gene encoding UPF0481 protein At3g47200-like produces the protein MVIVEIKSGNPQSCSDSSCVIQVGYDLTMNEEEIPNVSSGRIYRVPRLPPYSKDSLYSPHLVSIGPFHYGKKELQGMEKSKSEAVRRMQKRIQRSFPNVSMKSIVEQHILFKEKKIRNFYGDHIPLTSIELAWMVARDACFVYEFIVNYIKVNRNAQHSYETQGCQLEYVQCFYEEEVSAFKWKYDAVFDADVQNPMRERLMSDILLFENQIPLWILKDLLEFQMGSSEAAKQKVENLMNMLLWRAARHELFMWKPRVSYDMYCKEHVLEVVYRSMVGSDFSSFADAELLDLPPSSQNHRQAYFGKCVDSMKAICGRLCNPCVFSSSSNKIPSNTVDMVYLNLPTASELVHGGVKIKAVLIKDTKRAVGQDSTRSLDYSSAIRSIRFDEKTSTLYLPQFKVTLELCSIMRSVIAMEVGVRGYGTKPITQFALLIEELIDNEEDVAVLRNAEVINNFIGGNQQLANLFNSGKGIAHVKGCKVIDDVRIGLQKYARRKYKKLWSEFVSAYFSKPWLLAGSVAAVLLIVMTVAQDLCLFVTCNPDSH, from the coding sequence ATGGTAATTGTTGAGATCAAATCGGGCAACCCTCAGAGCTGCAGTGATAGCAGCTGTGTAATTCAAGTGGGGTATGATCTCACAATGAATGAAGAGGAGATACCCAATGTAAGCTCTGGTCGGATCTACCGAGTGCCCAGGCTACCACCATACTCCAAAGATAGTTTGTACAGTCCACATCTTGTTTCCATTGGCCCTTTTCATTATGGGAAGAAGGAGCTGCAAGGCATGGAGAAGTCTAAATCTGAGGCAGTTCGAAGGATGCAAAAGAGGATCCAGAGGAGTTTTCCAAACGTTTCTATGAAATCAATTGTTGAACAGCACATACTGTTTAAGGAGAAGAAGATAAGGAATTTCTATGGTGACCATATTCCCCTTACTTCTATAGAACTAGCATGGATGGTCGCCAGGGATGCATGTTTTGTTTATGAATTTATTGTTAATTATATAAAAGTTAACAGGAATGCGCAGCATTCATATGAAACCCAAGGATGTCAATTGGAGTATGTCCAATGTTTTTATGAAGAAGAAGTGAGTGCATTCAAGTGGAAATATGATGCTGTGTTTGATGCCGATGTTCAAAATCCCATGAGAGAAAGACTAATGAGTGATATACTTCTATTTGAAAACCAAATACCTCTCTGGATTTTGAAAGATCTCCTTGAATTCCAGATGGGTTCTTCTGAAGCTGCAAAACAAAAGGTAGAAAACTTAATGAATATGCTGCTTTGGAGAGCGGCTAGACATGAgctttttatgtggaaacctagggTTTCTTACGACATGTATTGTAAGGAACATGTTCTCGAAGTAGTCTACCGGTCAATGGTGGGCAGCGATTTTAGCTCCTTCGCCGATGCTGAACTGCTAGACTTGCCGCCTTCGTCTCAAAATCACAGGCAGGCCTACTTTGGGAAATGCGTTGATTCAATGAAAGCCATTTGTGGACGTCTGTGTAATCCTTGTGTGTTTTCTTCCTCCTCGAATAAGATCCCTTCCAACACTGTGGATATGGTCTACCTGAACCTCCCAACAGCATCGGAACTCGTGCATGGAGGAGTGAAGATCAAGGCAGTGCTCATTAAAGATACAAAAAGGGCAGTCGGGCAAGATTCAACAAGATCGCTCGACTATTCTTCAGCCATTCGATCGATAAGGTTCGATGAGAAAACATCAACGTTGTATTTACCACAATTCAAGGTGACGCTGGAGTTATGTTCCATCATGCGTAGCGTCATTGCCATGGAAGTGGGCGTTAGGGGGTACGGTACGAAACCAATAACTCAGTTTGCGTTGCTTATTGAAGAGCTGATAGACAACGAGGAGGATGTTGCAGTGCTCAGAAACGCAGAGGTGATTAATAATTTCATTGGAGGAAACCAACAACTGGCTAATCTTTTCAATTCTGGTAAAGGGATTGCCCATGTCAAGGGCTGCAAAGTGATTGATGACGTCAGAATAGGGTTGCAAAAGTACGCGAGAAGAAAGTACAAGAAGCTCTGGAGTGAGTTCGTTAGTGCTTATTTTTCCAAGCCATGGCTGCTTGCTGGTTCCGTGGCTGCCGTGCTGCTAATTGTAATGACAGTGGCGCAAGATTTGTGTCTGTTTGTTACTTGCAACCCCGATTCCCATTGA